The Saccharopolyspora gloriosae genome has a segment encoding these proteins:
- the purH gene encoding bifunctional phosphoribosylaminoimidazolecarboxamide formyltransferase/IMP cyclohydrolase — protein sequence MTENSQERRPVRRALIGVSDKSGLLDLATGLHAAGVEIVSTGGTARALADAGVPVTPVEELTGFPEALDGRVKTLHPRVHAGLLADLRRPEHADQLAELEIPAFDLLVVNLYPFVQTVASGAAPDEVIEQIDIGGPAMVRASAKNHGNVAVVVDPSKYEWLLEQVRAGGFTLPERVELAAEAFRHTASYDVAVAGWMSRVPTGDDSAFPGWLGETWQRRSALRYGENPHQAAALYVSGGEASGLAAAAQLHGKEMSYNNYVDADAAWRSAHDHAEPCVAIIKHANPCGIAVAGDIADAHRKAHECDPVSAFGGVIAANREVTVPMAEQIAEVFTEVVVAPGYADGAVDVLTRKKNVRVLTAQPPREGRIEMRAISGGVLAQQSDAIDAEGDDPANWTLAAGPAADEATLADLGFAWRACRAVKSNAILLADDGATVGVGMGQVNRVDSARLAVARAGERASGSVVASDAFFPFGDGPQALIDAGVRAIVQPGGSVRDNETIEVCEAAGVPLYLTGTRHFAH from the coding sequence GTGACCGAGAACTCGCAGGAACGGCGGCCGGTGCGCCGGGCGTTGATCGGCGTGTCCGACAAGTCCGGCCTGCTGGACCTGGCCACCGGGCTGCACGCGGCGGGCGTGGAGATCGTCTCCACCGGCGGTACGGCGCGCGCCCTCGCCGACGCCGGGGTGCCCGTCACTCCCGTCGAGGAGCTCACCGGATTCCCGGAGGCGCTCGACGGCCGGGTGAAGACGCTGCACCCGCGGGTGCACGCGGGCCTGCTCGCGGACCTGCGCCGCCCGGAGCACGCCGACCAGCTGGCGGAGCTGGAGATCCCGGCCTTCGACCTGCTCGTGGTGAACCTGTACCCGTTCGTGCAGACCGTCGCCTCCGGCGCGGCCCCGGACGAGGTGATCGAGCAGATCGACATCGGCGGCCCCGCGATGGTGCGCGCTTCGGCGAAGAACCACGGGAACGTCGCCGTGGTCGTCGACCCGAGCAAATACGAGTGGCTGCTGGAGCAGGTGCGCGCGGGCGGTTTCACGTTGCCCGAGCGGGTCGAGCTGGCGGCGGAAGCGTTCCGCCACACGGCGTCCTACGACGTGGCGGTGGCCGGCTGGATGAGCCGGGTACCGACGGGCGACGACTCGGCGTTCCCCGGCTGGCTGGGCGAGACCTGGCAGCGGCGTTCCGCGCTGCGCTACGGCGAGAACCCGCACCAGGCCGCCGCGCTGTACGTCTCCGGCGGTGAGGCGTCGGGCTTGGCCGCGGCGGCTCAGCTGCACGGCAAGGAGATGTCGTACAACAACTACGTGGACGCGGACGCCGCGTGGCGCTCCGCCCACGACCACGCCGAGCCGTGCGTGGCGATCATCAAGCACGCGAACCCGTGCGGCATCGCGGTCGCAGGCGACATCGCCGACGCGCACCGCAAGGCGCACGAGTGCGACCCGGTGAGCGCGTTCGGCGGCGTGATCGCGGCGAACCGCGAGGTGACGGTGCCGATGGCGGAGCAGATCGCGGAAGTGTTCACCGAGGTCGTCGTCGCACCCGGATACGCCGACGGCGCCGTCGACGTGCTGACGCGGAAGAAGAACGTGCGCGTGCTGACCGCGCAGCCGCCGCGCGAAGGCCGGATCGAGATGCGGGCGATCTCCGGTGGGGTGCTGGCGCAGCAGTCCGACGCGATCGACGCCGAAGGCGATGACCCGGCGAACTGGACGCTCGCGGCCGGACCGGCGGCGGACGAGGCGACGCTGGCCGACCTGGGCTTCGCCTGGCGCGCGTGCCGCGCCGTGAAGTCCAACGCGATCCTGCTGGCCGATGACGGAGCCACGGTCGGAGTCGGCATGGGCCAGGTCAACCGGGTCGACTCGGCGCGGCTCGCGGTGGCCCGGGCCGGGGAGCGGGCGAGTGGCTCGGTGGTCGCCTCGGACGCGTTCTTCCCGTTCGGCGACGGGCCGCAGGCGCTGATCGACGCGGGTGTGCGGGCCATCGTGCAGCCGGGCGGATCGGTGCGGGACAACGAGACGATCGAAGTGTGCGAGGCGGCCGGTGTGCCGCTGTACCTCACAGGAACCAGACACTTCGCGCATTGA